One segment of Chryseobacterium viscerum DNA contains the following:
- a CDS encoding FKBP-type peptidyl-prolyl cis-trans isomerase, protein MTIENNHVVAVRYILHTIEADGTKVLVEETTAENPLTFLYGVGMMIPKFEENILGLKAGDKADFTIQPEEAYGERQADAIAQLPIEMFKESGTPPVGAILPLSDNQGNNFQAFVVEVTPEVVVADLNHPMAGKVLDFQVEVLNTRPATEEELAHGHAHGIDGNEAH, encoded by the coding sequence ATGACAATCGAAAACAATCACGTTGTAGCTGTACGTTACATTCTTCACACTATCGAAGCGGACGGAACTAAAGTCCTTGTAGAAGAAACAACAGCAGAAAATCCACTTACATTTTTGTATGGTGTAGGAATGATGATTCCAAAGTTTGAAGAAAATATCTTAGGTTTGAAAGCTGGTGATAAAGCTGATTTTACTATTCAACCTGAAGAAGCTTACGGTGAAAGACAGGCGGATGCTATCGCACAATTGCCGATTGAGATGTTTAAAGAATCAGGAACTCCACCGGTTGGAGCTATTTTACCTTTGTCTGATAACCAGGGGAATAATTTCCAGGCTTTTGTGGTAGAAGTAACACCAGAAGTAGTAGTAGCAGATCTTAACCATCCAATGGCAGGAAAAGTTTTAGATTTCCAGGTGGAAGTTCTAAACACTCGCCCGGCAACAGAAGAAGAGTTGGCTCATGGTCATGCTCACGGAATTGACGGAAACGAAGCTCACTAA
- a CDS encoding YchJ family protein has protein sequence MNCPCCSGKSYEECCKPYHTGEKHAPTAEALMRSRFSAFAIPNGEYLMETTLPGKRKYHNKKDLQEWGEINQWTKLEIIRTPTLNHVEFKAYYTDQDGHPQIHHEFSLFQKMHERWYYVSGEFLD, from the coding sequence ATGAACTGTCCATGCTGTTCAGGAAAATCCTACGAAGAATGCTGCAAACCTTATCATACCGGAGAAAAACATGCTCCTACAGCTGAAGCTCTGATGCGTTCAAGGTTCTCTGCTTTTGCTATTCCGAATGGTGAATATCTGATGGAGACCACCCTTCCGGGAAAAAGAAAATACCACAACAAGAAAGACCTTCAGGAGTGGGGAGAAATCAATCAATGGACAAAACTGGAAATCATCCGGACTCCCACTTTAAATCACGTAGAGTTTAAAGCTTATTATACAGATCAGGATGGTCATCCGCAAATTCATCATGAGTTTTCTCTTTTCCAGAAAATGCATGAACGCTGGTATTATGTTTCAGGAGAATTTTTAGATTAA
- a CDS encoding VF530 family protein encodes MEQQSKDPLHGKRLDAILEELVEYYKGFEGLGEQINIKCFTDNPSINSSLKFLRKTPWAKTKVESLYLFMLRQKKREESRKK; translated from the coding sequence ATGGAACAACAGTCCAAAGATCCTCTACACGGAAAAAGACTTGATGCTATCCTTGAAGAACTTGTAGAATACTATAAGGGCTTCGAAGGGCTAGGCGAACAGATCAATATAAAATGTTTTACAGACAATCCAAGCATCAACTCTTCTCTGAAGTTTTTAAGAAAAACACCCTGGGCAAAAACAAAAGTGGAAAGCCTGTATCTCTTTATGCTGAGACAGAAAAAAAGAGAGGAGAGTAGAAAAAAATAA
- a CDS encoding DUF2807 domain-containing protein, translating to MKTKTLFIFSALAALASCNDKHENRNRDRDGDKSNWVEKVVTKESGPIQHKEFNGDFDEIQVSQAIEAEIIKSETEKVEISAPQSIINEILVDNDGGKLHIHYKPGIRVMNISKVTAKIYTKDFNKLLADSAARIIIKDKFTQEKTDVEASSAGSISGDLEANDMDINISSSSSFDGKIWAVNLDIESSSGSTLDISGKAKKADISASSGSSVSAKGVIAENVEADASSGASIHISAVSSVKAGASSGGSVDISKKGELKNVSKEESSGGSVNIQ from the coding sequence ATGAAAACAAAGACTTTATTTATTTTTTCAGCTTTAGCGGCATTAGCCTCATGTAATGATAAACATGAGAACAGAAACAGAGATAGAGATGGAGACAAAAGTAACTGGGTAGAGAAAGTGGTGACCAAAGAAAGCGGCCCGATACAGCATAAAGAATTTAACGGTGATTTTGATGAAATTCAGGTTTCCCAGGCGATAGAAGCTGAAATTATAAAATCTGAAACAGAAAAAGTGGAAATATCAGCACCTCAAAGTATCATCAATGAAATTCTTGTAGATAATGATGGCGGAAAGTTGCATATTCATTATAAACCTGGCATCAGAGTAATGAATATCAGTAAAGTGACTGCAAAAATTTATACAAAAGATTTTAATAAACTTTTGGCTGATTCAGCTGCGAGGATTATCATAAAAGATAAATTTACTCAGGAGAAAACAGATGTAGAAGCATCAAGTGCAGGAAGTATTTCCGGAGATCTGGAAGCTAATGATATGGATATCAATATAAGCAGCAGCAGTAGCTTCGATGGTAAAATATGGGCAGTAAACCTAGATATTGAATCTTCATCAGGATCCACTCTGGATATTTCCGGAAAAGCGAAAAAGGCTGATATCAGTGCATCTTCAGGCAGTAGTGTTTCTGCTAAAGGGGTTATCGCTGAGAATGTAGAAGCAGATGCTTCCAGCGGTGCAAGCATTCACATAAGTGCTGTTTCCAGTGTGAAGGCAGGTGCATCATCCGGAGGAAGTGTGGATATCTCTAAAAAAGGAGAGCTTAAGAATGTAAGCAAAGAAGAAAGCAGTGGCGGAAGTGTAAACATCCAATAA
- a CDS encoding metallophosphoesterase family protein, translated as MKILHTADWHLGKRLDRFSRLEEQILVMEEIIGIADEEHADLILVAGDLFDNFNPSVEAVELFYKTLKRLSLNGKRPVIAISGNHDSPSLINAPDPLAKECGIILIGHPKAEITLFGTEYFNITKSKEGFIELKIEGIDFPVRILHTPFANEIRLKEYFGENKEEEINKVLSQTWKNLADLFCDDSGVNLLTAHLYMNKRGEEILEEPEGEKPIKIGNADLIFSDSIPEQIQYTALGHLHAFQNIGTKEKPVIYSSSPLCYSFSEAGQTKYVSIIDAEPGKAVSYEKKALRSGRTLVRKTFTSIEDTVQWLGENPNTFIELTLESETFLTADERRLIYQSHTGIVHLIPKVRNLELGENQTHEINLSQDIDILFKDYFKSKNGGQEANEELMNLFNEILNA; from the coding sequence ATGAAAATTCTGCATACAGCCGACTGGCATTTGGGAAAAAGGCTGGACCGCTTTTCACGACTGGAAGAGCAAATTCTGGTAATGGAAGAGATTATAGGCATTGCCGACGAGGAACATGCAGATCTTATTCTCGTTGCAGGTGATCTTTTTGATAATTTTAATCCAAGTGTAGAAGCCGTTGAACTTTTTTATAAAACATTAAAACGTTTATCTCTGAACGGAAAGCGTCCTGTAATTGCTATTTCAGGAAATCATGACTCTCCCAGCCTAATCAATGCTCCCGATCCTTTAGCAAAGGAATGTGGAATCATTTTAATAGGTCATCCTAAAGCTGAAATCACTCTCTTTGGTACAGAATATTTCAATATTACCAAATCTAAGGAGGGTTTTATAGAACTTAAAATTGAAGGTATTGATTTCCCTGTAAGAATTCTTCACACCCCTTTCGCGAATGAGATCCGTCTAAAGGAATATTTTGGCGAAAATAAAGAGGAAGAAATCAACAAAGTTCTTTCTCAGACATGGAAAAATCTTGCTGATCTGTTTTGTGATGATTCCGGAGTGAATCTTCTGACCGCTCATTTGTATATGAATAAAAGAGGTGAAGAAATTCTGGAAGAACCGGAAGGAGAAAAACCTATTAAAATCGGAAATGCAGATCTGATTTTTTCGGACAGTATTCCTGAGCAGATTCAGTATACGGCATTGGGTCATCTCCACGCTTTTCAGAATATCGGAACGAAGGAAAAACCTGTTATTTATTCATCTTCTCCCCTTTGTTACAGTTTTAGTGAAGCCGGACAGACGAAGTACGTTTCCATTATTGATGCAGAACCGGGAAAAGCAGTTTCTTACGAGAAAAAAGCACTGAGAAGCGGAAGAACTTTAGTCAGAAAAACATTTACTTCCATCGAAGATACAGTTCAATGGCTCGGTGAAAATCCGAATACCTTTATTGAGCTTACTCTGGAAAGTGAGACTTTTTTAACAGCTGATGAAAGAAGATTAATTTACCAGTCTCATACCGGAATTGTTCATCTTATTCCCAAAGTCAGAAATCTGGAATTGGGAGAAAATCAAACCCATGAAATTAATTTAAGTCAGGATATTGATATCTTATTTAAGGATTATTTTAAATCTAAAAACGGCGGGCAGGAAGCCAATGAAGAACTGATGAATTTGTTTAACGAAATTTTAAATGCATAA
- a CDS encoding monovalent cation:proton antiporter-2 (CPA2) family protein — protein MESSLAMNTLIFLGVAIIMVPLARKLGLSSVIGYILGGIIIGPYVLKLTGNNVNDIMHASEFGVIMLLFLVGLELEPRKFWEMRKKIMGLGLSQMALTILLLFLIFISVGWRVDKAITIAMCFALSSTAIVLQTLQEKNNLKTTAGEASFSTLLFQDISVIPILAILPIVANYKAKHHDNEIQILIQKLPEWLQAGTVIFGVVLLILLGRYVFVPFLRYVSKSGMTELLTASSLFLVIGVSELMVVIGLSPALGAFLAGVMLANSEFRHELEAQIDPFKGLLLAVFFVSVGSTINFNVIQKDPLFIFSTVFAVLAVKFIVLYTIGKFFRIDTPQSFFYAFALSQVGEFAFVLLNYASDLYLLGPEMNAQMMAVTAITMCITPILLIINEKFITPKFIKEIPEEEHDYNILDSDVTQKKIIIVGFGHFGSTVGRLLKANKISATVLDRDSDRVKLLRSYGFKVYYGDATRIPILRAAGIEDAEILVLCLDDPDDNKFIAELVREHYPEVKIFVRAKNRIDAYDYLNNGVNHIYRETLGTAVDMAVDVLHETGMRKYAARRMGQRFMAIDKASIRKLAKMKENDEDITLFTTKEILQREEDLLAYDNLNFDNKNWEGSSSADEEDEEESRD, from the coding sequence ATGGAATCCAGCTTAGCGATGAACACATTAATTTTCCTGGGTGTAGCTATTATTATGGTTCCATTAGCCAGGAAACTGGGGTTAAGTTCTGTAATCGGCTATATTTTAGGGGGAATTATTATAGGACCTTACGTACTTAAACTTACTGGAAACAATGTCAATGACATCATGCATGCCAGCGAGTTTGGGGTCATCATGTTGTTATTTCTGGTAGGACTGGAACTCGAGCCCCGAAAATTCTGGGAAATGCGAAAGAAAATAATGGGTTTAGGACTTTCTCAGATGGCACTCACTATTTTATTACTTTTCTTAATATTCATCAGTGTAGGCTGGAGGGTAGACAAAGCAATTACTATTGCCATGTGTTTTGCATTATCTTCAACGGCAATTGTTCTGCAGACATTGCAAGAAAAGAATAATCTCAAAACCACAGCAGGAGAAGCCTCATTCTCGACCTTACTGTTTCAGGATATTTCGGTAATCCCTATTTTGGCAATACTGCCTATTGTAGCGAACTATAAAGCCAAGCACCATGATAATGAAATTCAGATTCTGATCCAGAAACTACCGGAGTGGCTTCAGGCCGGGACTGTAATTTTCGGAGTTGTCTTGCTTATTTTATTAGGCAGATATGTCTTTGTTCCTTTTCTGCGCTATGTTTCAAAATCGGGAATGACAGAACTGTTGACAGCCTCTTCCCTATTCCTTGTTATCGGGGTTTCGGAACTGATGGTTGTTATTGGTCTTTCTCCCGCATTAGGAGCTTTCCTTGCAGGTGTAATGCTCGCCAACAGTGAATTCCGGCATGAGCTGGAAGCACAGATCGATCCATTCAAAGGACTGCTGTTAGCCGTTTTCTTCGTTAGTGTAGGATCAACTATCAATTTCAATGTTATTCAGAAAGATCCATTATTTATTTTCAGTACCGTTTTTGCTGTACTGGCTGTAAAATTTATTGTTCTATACACTATTGGAAAGTTTTTCAGGATAGATACTCCTCAAAGTTTTTTTTATGCATTTGCTCTGTCTCAGGTGGGAGAATTTGCATTTGTACTGCTTAATTATGCATCGGATCTTTATCTTTTAGGACCCGAAATGAATGCTCAAATGATGGCTGTTACTGCAATCACCATGTGTATCACTCCAATTCTTTTGATCATTAATGAGAAGTTTATTACTCCGAAATTCATCAAAGAAATTCCGGAAGAAGAACATGATTATAATATTCTCGACAGTGATGTTACTCAAAAGAAGATCATTATTGTAGGTTTTGGGCACTTTGGAAGTACAGTGGGACGTCTTTTAAAGGCCAATAAAATATCAGCTACTGTTTTAGATCGTGATTCTGACCGTGTAAAACTGCTCAGAAGCTATGGATTTAAAGTTTATTATGGTGATGCTACCAGAATTCCCATTTTAAGAGCTGCCGGAATTGAAGATGCTGAAATTTTGGTTTTGTGTCTGGATGATCCGGATGATAATAAATTTATTGCAGAATTGGTACGTGAACATTATCCTGAGGTGAAAATTTTTGTGAGGGCAAAAAACAGGATTGATGCGTATGATTATCTTAACAACGGAGTTAATCATATTTACCGTGAAACATTAGGAACAGCAGTGGATATGGCTGTTGATGTACTTCATGAAACGGGAATGAGAAAATATGCAGCAAGGCGTATGGGACAAAGGTTTATGGCTATTGATAAGGCATCCATCAGAAAACTGGCAAAAATGAAAGAAAATGATGAAGATATTACCCTGTTTACCACAAAAGAAATCCTCCAGCGAGAGGAGGATTTATTAGCATATGATAATCTTAATTTTGATAATAAAAATTGGGAGGGTTCTTCATCTGCCGATGAAGAAGATGAGGAAGAATCCCGGGATTAG
- a CDS encoding M3 family metallopeptidase: protein MKNISSVLLISALAFNQSCTTMKQTDIQQELPAPDPSLSSNPFMKKSKLQYEAPEFDKIKNEHFKPAFEYGLKQHEAEIVKIANNPAAPTFENTIVALEKSGEVLRRAQIVFSNLTSANTNPTLQALDEEYAPIFAAHSDKLYLNENLYKRIQAIKEDGLDSESKRLVQYYKQNFEIAGANLSAADKEKLKQLNQELASLSTQYSNKLLEARKQGGVFFSDAKELDGLSADEIAAAAADAKTAGQPGKYLLALQNTTQQPLLQNLKNRATREKLFKASWTRAEKGDANDTRSTIEKLAKLRLKKAQILGKKNFAEWKLQDQMAKTPEAATNLMNQIATPAVETARREAKDIQDLIDQQKGGFKVEPWDWNFYAEQVRKAKFDLDESEIKPYFEITTVLEKGVFFAAEKFYGLTFKKRTDLPVYHPDVVTYEVFDHDGKSIAIYYLDFYTRDSKNGGAWMSNFVEQSYLLGTKPVIVNCYNYQKPAPGKPSLISYDDVSTIFHEFGHSIHGMFASQKYPSLSGTNVPRDFVEFPSQINEHWALDPVVLKNYAVHYETKQPIPQALVDKIKKASTFNQGYMTTELVSAAELDMDWHTVSNDSQFIPVLDFEKQSLASHGFNLATVPPRYHTPYFAHIWGGGYSAGYYAYLWSETLDNDAWEWISKNGGLTRENGDRFRKYILSVGNSVDLNQAFRDFTGHDPDIKPLLRNRGFIK from the coding sequence ATGAAGAATATTTCATCGGTATTATTAATTTCTGCCTTGGCGTTCAATCAATCTTGTACTACAATGAAACAGACCGATATTCAACAGGAGCTTCCTGCACCTGATCCCTCTTTATCTTCAAACCCTTTTATGAAGAAAAGCAAGCTTCAGTACGAAGCTCCGGAGTTTGACAAAATCAAAAATGAGCACTTCAAACCTGCTTTTGAATATGGTTTGAAACAGCACGAAGCTGAAATTGTAAAAATTGCCAACAATCCGGCTGCTCCTACTTTTGAAAATACAATTGTGGCACTGGAAAAAAGTGGTGAAGTATTAAGAAGAGCACAAATTGTATTCTCTAATCTTACAAGTGCGAACACAAACCCTACTTTGCAGGCTTTGGATGAAGAATATGCACCTATTTTTGCTGCACATTCTGATAAACTGTACCTGAATGAAAATCTTTATAAAAGAATACAAGCCATCAAAGAAGATGGTCTTGATTCTGAAAGCAAAAGACTTGTACAATATTATAAGCAGAATTTTGAAATAGCAGGAGCTAATCTTTCTGCAGCTGATAAAGAAAAATTAAAGCAACTCAATCAGGAACTGGCTTCCCTTTCTACACAGTATTCCAATAAATTATTGGAAGCAAGAAAACAGGGAGGTGTATTTTTCTCTGATGCAAAAGAACTGGACGGACTTTCTGCTGATGAAATTGCAGCGGCAGCAGCTGATGCTAAAACGGCAGGACAGCCCGGAAAATACCTTCTGGCTTTACAAAATACAACACAGCAGCCTCTTCTTCAAAACTTAAAAAACAGAGCTACCAGAGAAAAGCTGTTCAAAGCTTCATGGACAAGAGCTGAAAAAGGAGATGCCAACGATACGAGATCAACCATTGAAAAACTGGCTAAACTGAGATTGAAAAAAGCTCAGATTTTAGGAAAGAAAAACTTTGCTGAATGGAAACTTCAGGACCAAATGGCAAAAACACCTGAGGCCGCTACTAATCTGATGAACCAGATTGCAACTCCGGCAGTGGAAACAGCCAGACGTGAGGCCAAAGATATCCAGGATCTTATCGATCAGCAAAAAGGAGGTTTCAAAGTAGAGCCTTGGGACTGGAACTTCTATGCTGAACAGGTAAGAAAAGCTAAATTTGATCTTGATGAAAGTGAAATAAAACCTTACTTTGAAATCACAACAGTTCTTGAAAAAGGTGTTTTTTTCGCTGCCGAAAAATTCTACGGACTGACTTTCAAAAAGAGAACGGACCTTCCTGTTTACCATCCAGATGTTGTAACGTATGAAGTTTTTGATCATGATGGAAAATCTATCGCGATTTACTATTTAGATTTCTATACCAGAGATTCTAAAAACGGTGGAGCATGGATGAGTAATTTTGTTGAACAGTCTTATTTATTAGGAACAAAACCTGTAATCGTTAACTGCTACAACTACCAGAAACCGGCTCCTGGCAAACCTTCATTAATCAGTTATGATGATGTTTCAACCATCTTCCATGAATTTGGCCACTCTATTCACGGGATGTTTGCCAGCCAGAAATATCCTTCTCTTTCAGGAACTAATGTACCAAGAGATTTTGTAGAATTCCCGTCTCAGATCAATGAGCACTGGGCTTTAGATCCTGTGGTTCTGAAGAATTATGCAGTACACTATGAGACTAAGCAACCTATTCCACAGGCTTTGGTAGACAAGATCAAAAAAGCATCTACCTTCAATCAGGGATACATGACTACTGAATTGGTTTCTGCCGCCGAGCTTGATATGGATTGGCATACAGTAAGCAACGACAGCCAGTTTATTCCAGTTCTGGATTTTGAAAAGCAGTCTCTAGCCAGCCATGGGTTTAATTTAGCAACGGTTCCACCAAGATATCACACTCCTTATTTTGCACACATTTGGGGAGGTGGTTATTCTGCAGGATACTATGCTTATTTATGGTCTGAAACATTGGATAATGATGCATGGGAATGGATCAGTAAAAATGGTGGATTAACCAGAGAAAATGGTGACCGTTTCAGAAAATACATCCTTTCCGTAGGAAATTCTGTAGACCTGAATCAGGCATTCAGAGACTTTACAGGACACGACCCGGATATCAAACCTTTATTAAGAAACAGAGGTTTTATTAAATAA